agatttgtaccttgtcagctcgggggtttgaactcgcaaccttccggttactagtccaacgctctaaccactaggctacgctgccgccccaaaattatgttatgttatgttagatatagatagatatatgttatgttatgttagatatagatagatgttatgttagatatagatagatagatgttatGTTATGTTCGATATATATGTATGTTATGTTAGATATAGCCGTAATTAAAGACTGTTCAAATAGGAACCCTGTTCTCGTTCCTCTTCGTAACTTAATGTACCATATAATGGGAAGCAGTGCATCATGGTACCAGATTCTGTCCTCACCTGAGCACCTCGCCTGTTTGTTGCCATAATTACTGTATCCAGGTAGACAGAGGCAACTGTAGCTTCCTTCCTGGTTCTGACAGGTCCCTTCCTCTCCACAGATACCAGCAGTTACATTACACTCATCTATgtctgagggagagaaagagagagagaggggtaggagagagagagagagagagagagagagggggaggggagagagagagggagggatggatagagggggagaggagagagagggagagagggggaagcgagagagagggagagagggagagagagagagagggggagggatggatagaggggagagggagagagggggagagggatagagagggagagagagagagggagaaggagagagagggagagagggagagagagagagggagcgagagggatagggggagagagagagggatggatagagggagagagggggagagggggagagagagagagattcctttgacatgtagcacacacacacacacacacacgcacacacacacacacacacacacacacacacacacacacacacacacacacacacacacacacacacacacacacacacacacacacacacacacacacacacacacacacacacacacacacacacacacacacacacacacacacacacacttgaatccTCACCCTTACACTCCCCAGTGAGAGCAGTAAAGTTGACAGTCGTTGTGGATCTGAACCCAGGTTGACACTGGCATTTGAAGCTCCCGATGGAGTTGAGGCAAGTGGAGTTGCTGCCACAAACCTGTGGTGTCTCCTGGCACTCATTGAGATCTGAAGAGATAAGGACATATGGTGATAGAGCTGTGACTCACTAAACTCTATTCCAGTCaatccctaacctctcctccagtgattcccaaacccatcctccagtgattcccaaacccatcctccagtgattccctaacatctctcctccagtgattcccaaacccatcctccagtgattcccaaacccatcctccagtgattcccgaacctctcctccagtgacccCTAACctttcctccagtgattcccaaacccatcctccagtgattcccaaacccatcctccagtgattcccaaactcatcctccagtgattcccaaacccatcctccagtgattccctaacctctcctccagtgattcccaaaCCCGTCCTCCAGTgaaacctctcctccagtgactccctaaccctcctccagtgattccccaaaCCCATCCTCCAGTGATTCTCAAACccatcctccagtgattccctaacctctcctccagtgacttcctatcccctcctccagtgactccctatcctctcctccagtaaatccctaacctctcctccagtgactcccctaacctctcctccagtgactccctatcctctcctccagtgactccctatcctctcctccagtgactccctatcccctcctccagtAAATCCTCCTCCAACaaactctcctccagtgattccctaatcctccagtgattcccaacctctcctccagtaattCCCaaaccctcctccactccctaacctctcctccagtgattcccaaaTCCCCTCCTGAttccctccaacctctcctccagtgaatCCCAGtgaacctctcctccagtaattccctactcccctctcctccagtgactccctaacctctcctccagtgactccctaacctctcctccagtgattccctaacctctcctccagtgactccctatcctctcctccagtgactcccaaACCTCttctccagtgactccctaacctctcctccagtgactccctatcctctcctccagtaaatccctatcctctcctccagtgactccctatcctctcctccagtgattccctaacctctcctccagtgattcccaaacccatcctccagtgattcccaaacccatcctccagtgattccctaacctctcctccag
This region of Oncorhynchus gorbuscha isolate QuinsamMale2020 ecotype Even-year unplaced genomic scaffold, OgorEven_v1.0 Un_scaffold_4764, whole genome shotgun sequence genomic DNA includes:
- the LOC124028743 gene encoding adhesion G protein-coupled receptor E1-like; the encoded protein is MGSRTLLLVLGLHFTLLGNIEASDCGLGFSAKGRQCDDIDECKEWDSNPPCGSNATCYNTQGSFYCQCQPGFKSTTTVNFTALTGECNDLNECQETPQVCGSNSTCLNSIGSFKCQCQPGFRSTTTVNFTALTGECKDIDECNVTAGICGEEGTCQNQEGSYSCLCLPGYSNYGNKQARCSGEDRIWYHDALLPIIWYIKLRRGTRTGFLFEQSLITAISNITYIYIEHNITSIYLYLT